In Desulfosediminicola ganghwensis, a single window of DNA contains:
- a CDS encoding AAA family ATPase has translation MYLSYYGLESKPFQISSDPKFIWLGEKHREALATLTYGVLDNKGFMLLTGDVGTGKTTLINTLIRNLSADVLHAFVPDPRLELNDFFNYVARAFNIKKEFKSKGRFLMYFSDLLEIAYAENKKVLLLIDEAQLLTQDLLEEIRLLSNIQKDGNNLLNIFFIGQDEFNQVLEQTENRAVAQRLTLNYHLNPLSEVEVGRYIVHRLKIAGTTERLFNDRAVREIHAYSGGFPRRINIICDHCLLNGYVKERRVIDADMVRICAHDLKIPQYTRKAVPPPRPIPPAIQPRRTKPAVAAVAVARDEGGKANPGPSAPAAEYASGNDDLRTDLKQEKANRLLSGIMTTAAILFAGLMIFYILAPGTFLTGYKWLTEKLVLERPNITEMVDEQTTTLKPDERRADKAEGEPGDKRQGTETRVRSNVVEAQDNEMHFHDKPVKEPIEIELQSGNNLKRFETEPAGDQSAQDVIGSTITDQGDGSTEVAAEDLTEDSRQPVTGVVAEVEDQPVGEKSTIGADEILIGESEEGGAVDENGVPSTTETELNEIEQGQMSRADSPQDTLTSVAVLSAVVNNSRSGDSTTAKKRPMVRFRMKNIASEVPQGVLILRFNHDSSDFDFGDLAGLEALVAHLKQRPSATIKISGHTDSHGSLNYNYRLSLSRANMLRSYFLGRGVDPGQIMVKGYGSNVPVASNNTTNGRSLNRRVEIELVE, from the coding sequence ATGTATCTTTCCTACTATGGGTTGGAGTCGAAGCCGTTTCAGATATCATCGGACCCTAAATTTATCTGGCTGGGCGAAAAGCATAGAGAGGCGTTGGCAACCCTGACCTATGGAGTGCTCGATAATAAGGGGTTTATGTTGCTGACAGGAGATGTCGGGACAGGAAAAACCACTCTTATCAACACCTTGATCAGGAATCTGAGTGCAGATGTGTTGCATGCCTTTGTTCCTGATCCGAGGTTGGAGTTGAACGATTTCTTTAATTATGTAGCCCGGGCATTCAACATAAAGAAGGAATTTAAGAGTAAGGGTCGCTTTTTGATGTATTTCAGTGATCTACTGGAGATTGCTTACGCAGAAAATAAAAAAGTGCTGCTGCTTATTGATGAGGCGCAGCTCCTTACCCAGGATCTGCTGGAAGAGATTCGACTCCTGTCAAACATTCAGAAGGACGGAAACAATCTTCTCAATATTTTTTTTATTGGCCAGGATGAGTTTAATCAGGTGCTTGAGCAGACTGAGAACAGGGCCGTGGCCCAGCGTCTTACCCTCAATTATCACCTCAATCCGCTTTCGGAGGTGGAGGTCGGCAGGTATATAGTTCACAGGTTGAAAATTGCCGGCACGACTGAGCGATTGTTTAACGATAGGGCTGTGCGCGAAATCCACGCCTACTCAGGTGGCTTTCCGAGGCGGATAAATATCATCTGCGATCACTGCCTGCTCAACGGTTATGTGAAGGAGAGGCGTGTTATTGACGCGGACATGGTGCGGATCTGTGCCCATGATTTGAAAATCCCGCAATATACCAGAAAAGCAGTGCCGCCGCCTCGACCGATTCCTCCTGCCATCCAGCCCAGACGGACTAAGCCGGCAGTCGCCGCGGTAGCTGTTGCCAGAGACGAGGGGGGGAAGGCAAACCCCGGACCCTCTGCTCCAGCAGCTGAATATGCCAGTGGTAATGATGATCTTCGGACTGATCTCAAGCAGGAGAAGGCCAATCGTCTACTATCAGGAATAATGACCACTGCGGCCATACTGTTTGCTGGTTTAATGATTTTCTATATTTTGGCACCGGGAACCTTCCTGACAGGATACAAGTGGTTGACCGAGAAACTGGTGCTGGAGCGGCCAAACATTACAGAAATGGTTGATGAACAGACGACAACGCTGAAACCGGACGAGAGGCGAGCCGACAAGGCAGAAGGTGAGCCGGGCGACAAAAGGCAAGGAACCGAAACGAGAGTACGTTCAAATGTAGTGGAAGCTCAAGACAATGAAATGCATTTCCATGACAAACCGGTCAAGGAACCGATAGAGATCGAACTCCAATCAGGCAATAATTTAAAAAGATTTGAGACAGAACCGGCAGGTGACCAATCAGCACAAGACGTTATAGGGAGCACTATAACTGACCAAGGTGATGGCTCAACCGAGGTTGCGGCGGAAGACCTGACTGAAGATTCCAGACAACCAGTTACAGGGGTCGTGGCAGAAGTTGAAGATCAGCCTGTGGGCGAAAAGAGCACAATTGGAGCGGATGAAATCCTGATCGGGGAGAGCGAAGAAGGGGGGGCTGTTGATGAGAATGGTGTGCCAAGTACTACTGAGACCGAGCTGAATGAGATAGAGCAAGGCCAGATGAGTCGGGCCGACTCGCCTCAGGATACATTAACCTCTGTTGCGGTCCTGTCCGCAGTGGTTAACAACTCAAGAAGTGGTGATTCGACAACAGCAAAAAAACGACCAATGGTGCGGTTCCGGATGAAAAATATTGCATCAGAAGTACCACAGGGAGTGCTGATACTGCGGTTCAATCATGATTCGAGCGACTTTGACTTTGGTGACTTGGCAGGTCTAGAGGCTCTGGTTGCCCACTTAAAACAGCGGCCCAGCGCGACAATCAAGATCTCAGGCCACACAGATTCCCATGGTTCTCTGAATTACAACTATCGTCTTTCACTTTCCAGAGCCAATATGCTGAGGAGTTATTTCCTTGGCAGGGGAGTTGATCCCGGACAGATAATGGTCAAAGGCTATGGCAGCAATGTGCCTGTGGCCTCAAATAATACCACAAATGGGCGTAGCCTAAACAGGAGAGTTGAGATCGAACTGGTTGAATAA
- the nifE gene encoding nitrogenase iron-molybdenum cofactor biosynthesis protein NifE: MEPLHILKERKAQIHRKGDAPFALECNKDSLAGAVSQRACVFCGSRVVLYPIADAVHLVHGPIGCAVYTWDIRGALSSGPELHRLSFSTDLQEMDVIFGGEPKLYKALIELIDRHQPKAAFVYSTCIVGLIGDDLQAVCKRVEKEKGIPVLPVMSEGFKGNKRAGYKAACNAMEKLVGTGDTSGISKHSINILGDFNLAGEIWLIRDYYQRIGIEVVANITGDGRIDDIKRSHGASLNVVQCSGATMDLANMMEERFNIPNIRVSYFGVEDMAESLYEVARYFNDAEMMEKARILVRDELETLLPELQQYKAALTGKRAAIYVGGAFKAFSLVKAFRLLGMDVVMVGSQTGTAEDYEELQEITDEGTIIIDDANPLELSAFIREKDVDIFVGGVKERPIAYKLGVAFCDHNHERKELLAGFSGMLNFAKEVYSSVMSPVWQFVPRRAEEEIS, from the coding sequence ATGGAACCATTACATATACTTAAAGAGCGAAAAGCCCAGATCCACCGCAAAGGCGATGCACCTTTTGCCCTTGAATGCAACAAGGATAGCCTCGCAGGTGCAGTAAGCCAGCGGGCCTGCGTCTTTTGTGGTTCGCGGGTCGTGCTCTACCCCATTGCCGATGCAGTTCACCTGGTACACGGGCCAATCGGATGTGCTGTCTATACCTGGGATATACGAGGCGCACTTTCTTCAGGCCCCGAGCTGCACCGGCTCTCTTTTTCCACTGATCTTCAGGAGATGGATGTGATTTTTGGTGGTGAGCCGAAATTGTACAAGGCACTCATTGAGCTTATCGACCGGCATCAGCCGAAAGCCGCTTTCGTCTACTCCACATGCATTGTCGGCCTCATCGGCGACGACCTCCAGGCGGTCTGCAAACGTGTTGAAAAAGAAAAAGGAATCCCCGTACTGCCTGTCATGTCCGAAGGATTTAAGGGCAACAAAAGAGCGGGCTACAAAGCCGCCTGCAACGCCATGGAAAAACTGGTCGGCACCGGTGACACAAGTGGTATTTCCAAACACAGTATCAATATTCTCGGCGACTTCAACCTGGCTGGCGAAATCTGGCTTATCCGCGACTATTACCAGCGTATCGGTATCGAAGTGGTGGCCAATATTACCGGCGACGGCCGAATCGACGATATCAAACGGAGCCACGGTGCCTCACTCAACGTCGTCCAGTGTTCCGGTGCCACCATGGATCTGGCCAACATGATGGAAGAACGGTTCAACATCCCCAATATCCGCGTTTCCTACTTCGGTGTCGAAGATATGGCCGAATCCCTTTACGAGGTCGCCCGCTACTTTAATGATGCGGAGATGATGGAAAAGGCCCGCATACTGGTTCGTGATGAACTGGAAACTTTGCTTCCCGAACTCCAGCAATATAAAGCCGCTCTCACCGGCAAGCGTGCTGCCATCTATGTGGGAGGTGCCTTCAAGGCCTTCTCCCTGGTCAAAGCTTTCCGCCTGCTGGGTATGGATGTGGTCATGGTCGGCTCCCAGACTGGTACTGCCGAAGACTATGAAGAGCTTCAGGAAATTACCGATGAGGGAACCATCATCATCGATGACGCCAACCCTCTGGAACTCTCAGCCTTCATCCGCGAAAAGGATGTGGACATCTTTGTTGGCGGCGTCAAGGAACGCCCCATCGCCTACAAGCTCGGTGTGGCCTTTTGCGATCACAACCACGAGCGCAAGGAGTTGCTGGCCGGTTTCAGCGGCATGCTCAACTTCGCCAAAGAAGTATACAGCTCGGTTATGAGCCCCGTGTGGCAGTTCGTTCCCAGAAGAGCAGAGGAGGAAATCTCATGA
- a CDS encoding nitrogenase component 1 yields the protein MSKMPNYISTTNACKLCKPLGASLAFRGIEGAVPFLHGSQGCATYMRRYIISHFNEPIDIASSSLGEKHAIYGGSANLKLGLKNVTAKYSPELIGVATTCLTETIGDDVQMIIQEYRDEFQSGAGEPLIVSVSTPSYSGSHMEGFHAATKAVVEQLSSGGERNTTINILPGFISAADLRYLKELVSDFDLSATILPDYSETLDGEALNEYPLIPKGGTPLSAITRMGCSKKTLECGRTLPDSTAGTSLKVNHQVPLTRLGLPIGIRETDTFMSALAEVSGNPVPEKYATARGRLVDALVDGHKYIFGKRAIVYGEEDMVVGITALLAEIGVHPVLCASGGKSGKFKNSIEAVLEGLNCELPEVHENVDFFDIEERATELKADMLVGHSKGYTFSRKANIPLIRVGFPIHDRVGGQRLLHIGYHGAQQLFDTITNTMIAKKQDDSDVGYSYM from the coding sequence ATGAGCAAGATGCCTAATTACATATCGACCACCAACGCCTGCAAACTCTGCAAACCACTTGGTGCTTCACTCGCCTTCAGGGGTATTGAGGGGGCGGTCCCCTTCCTGCATGGTTCGCAGGGCTGCGCCACCTACATGCGACGATACATTATCAGCCATTTCAATGAACCGATAGATATCGCCTCTTCTTCTCTTGGTGAGAAACATGCGATTTACGGTGGCTCAGCCAACCTGAAGCTGGGCTTGAAAAATGTCACAGCGAAATACTCCCCGGAGCTGATTGGCGTGGCAACCACCTGTCTGACCGAAACTATCGGTGATGATGTACAGATGATTATTCAGGAGTACAGGGACGAATTTCAAAGCGGTGCCGGTGAACCACTCATCGTCTCGGTCTCTACCCCGAGTTACTCAGGTTCGCACATGGAAGGATTCCATGCCGCCACCAAAGCAGTGGTTGAGCAGTTAAGCAGTGGAGGTGAACGGAACACCACCATCAACATCCTGCCGGGATTCATTTCAGCCGCCGATCTCAGATATCTCAAAGAGCTGGTCAGCGACTTTGATCTCAGTGCCACCATTCTCCCTGATTACTCTGAGACTCTCGATGGTGAAGCGCTTAACGAATATCCCCTTATTCCCAAGGGCGGTACCCCCTTATCCGCTATTACCAGGATGGGGTGTTCGAAAAAAACTCTTGAGTGCGGGCGAACCCTGCCCGACTCAACCGCCGGGACAAGTTTAAAAGTGAACCATCAGGTGCCCTTGACCCGACTGGGCCTCCCTATCGGTATCCGCGAGACTGATACCTTTATGTCTGCTCTTGCCGAGGTAAGTGGCAATCCTGTTCCTGAAAAATATGCCACAGCCAGAGGACGTCTGGTCGACGCTCTGGTCGACGGCCATAAATACATCTTCGGTAAACGGGCCATCGTTTACGGAGAGGAAGATATGGTGGTCGGCATTACCGCTTTACTGGCCGAAATCGGTGTCCACCCGGTGCTATGTGCTTCCGGCGGCAAAAGCGGCAAGTTTAAAAACAGCATCGAAGCAGTGCTGGAAGGGCTCAACTGCGAGCTGCCTGAGGTTCATGAAAATGTCGACTTCTTCGACATAGAGGAGCGCGCGACAGAACTCAAGGCAGACATGCTGGTTGGTCACTCCAAAGGCTACACCTTTTCCAGAAAAGCCAATATCCCTCTTATCCGCGTTGGTTTTCCAATTCACGACCGCGTGGGAGGACAACGGCTACTGCACATTGGTTACCACGGAGCCCAGCAACTGTTTGACACCATCACCAACACCATGATCGCCAAAAAACAGGACGACTCCGACGTTGGCTACAGCTACATGTAG
- the nifB gene encoding nitrogenase cofactor biosynthesis protein NifB, with the protein MKELNTREYHRHPCFNPEAKGKYGRVHLPVAPKCNIKCNFCDRKYDCVNESRPGVTSSILSPAQAKRYMHKVLEKEPRISVAGIAGPGDPFANPEATMTTLRMIRDDFPDTLLCLSSNGMGIGPYIDEIARLNVSHVTITVCAVDPVIGSQIYNWVSDNNIIYRGLQAAELLLKRQLSAIRRLKEHGLTVKINCIVIPGVNDHHIEEIAVKMKELGADLFNCMALFPNVNTPFGHLEQPSKKVMEELRATAEQYLPQMRHCTRCRADAVGLLGEDRTEEFRSCLSDCSSHKTTKAEERPYIAVASQEGILVNQHLGEATTFQIWARSGGTLKQIDDRKAPTTGGGIRRWHQLAKVLGDCQAVLISGIGVTPADILTKAGITPVEAAGFIEEALHTVFDGGKTEGLKGRRKSCASGECLGSGTGCG; encoded by the coding sequence ATGAAAGAACTCAACACCAGGGAGTATCATCGTCATCCATGTTTCAACCCTGAGGCAAAGGGCAAATACGGCCGTGTGCATCTGCCGGTGGCCCCAAAATGCAACATTAAATGCAACTTTTGTGATCGTAAATATGATTGCGTCAATGAGTCCCGGCCAGGCGTCACCTCTTCCATACTCAGCCCCGCTCAGGCCAAAAGATACATGCACAAAGTGCTGGAAAAAGAACCTCGAATCAGTGTAGCGGGTATTGCCGGGCCTGGAGATCCATTCGCGAACCCGGAAGCCACCATGACCACTTTACGTATGATTCGTGATGACTTCCCTGACACCCTGCTCTGTCTCTCCTCAAACGGAATGGGTATTGGCCCGTATATCGACGAAATTGCCAGGCTTAATGTCAGCCACGTAACGATAACAGTCTGTGCGGTTGACCCTGTGATTGGCAGTCAAATCTACAACTGGGTGAGCGACAACAATATCATTTACCGTGGCTTGCAGGCTGCGGAATTGCTCCTTAAACGACAGCTTTCCGCAATTCGCAGACTCAAGGAACATGGTTTGACCGTGAAAATCAACTGCATTGTCATACCCGGCGTAAACGACCATCACATAGAAGAGATCGCCGTGAAAATGAAAGAACTCGGGGCTGATCTTTTCAACTGCATGGCACTGTTTCCCAACGTCAATACGCCATTTGGTCATCTGGAACAACCCAGCAAAAAAGTGATGGAGGAGTTGCGCGCCACCGCCGAACAATACCTGCCACAGATGCGACACTGCACCCGTTGCCGGGCTGATGCCGTTGGCCTGCTTGGTGAGGATCGCACCGAAGAGTTCAGAAGTTGCCTAAGTGATTGCTCGAGCCATAAAACCACCAAGGCTGAAGAACGACCGTATATCGCAGTGGCAAGTCAGGAAGGAATACTGGTCAACCAGCATCTGGGAGAAGCCACCACTTTTCAGATTTGGGCCAGATCAGGCGGCACGCTCAAACAGATCGACGATCGGAAAGCCCCGACAACCGGCGGAGGCATCCGGCGGTGGCACCAGTTGGCAAAAGTACTGGGTGATTGCCAGGCTGTGTTGATCAGCGGCATAGGGGTGACCCCTGCTGATATTCTGACAAAAGCCGGCATTACGCCTGTTGAGGCTGCAGGCTTTATCGAAGAAGCGCTTCACACCGTCTTCGATGGCGGCAAGACTGAAGGTCTGAAAGGCCGCCGTAAATCATGTGCCTCAGGCGAATGCCTCGGCTCGGGTACAGGTTGCGGTTAA
- a CDS encoding OmpA family protein produces the protein MLKKTLFVSLAALALSTPAMAIEMPEDATVTFENESTAYPSYKFNQIMEAYGIELMPEYAGMVPKTYAKVGDGEAVFNDDNIAYPPTYYHNIFTAYGLELLPENAREILEVPSYARVVGDEVIFGDSVSIAYDGWAWQNILSAYTLIDSDGDGVPDIRDDCPNTPKGVQVNERGCWEYDTGLLFDFDKYDIKPEYFSVLDDTKRIFDLNPGLKLTVEGHTDSIGAETYNQGLSERRANSVMNYLIQNVGIDPASLDSVGYGETQPAYPNDTAEGRARNRRAQFTSNMQ, from the coding sequence ATGCTGAAAAAAACACTATTTGTTTCACTGGCAGCTCTGGCTCTCAGTACACCTGCCATGGCTATTGAGATGCCGGAGGATGCAACAGTAACCTTCGAGAACGAGTCCACCGCTTATCCATCGTATAAGTTCAATCAGATCATGGAAGCGTATGGCATTGAGTTGATGCCTGAGTACGCAGGTATGGTTCCCAAAACCTATGCGAAAGTAGGTGACGGAGAGGCTGTCTTCAATGATGATAATATCGCCTATCCGCCAACATACTATCACAATATTTTCACAGCCTATGGTCTTGAGTTGCTTCCTGAGAATGCTCGTGAAATACTTGAAGTGCCGTCCTATGCGAGGGTTGTTGGTGACGAGGTGATTTTTGGAGATAGCGTGAGCATAGCTTACGATGGTTGGGCCTGGCAGAATATCCTTTCAGCATACACCCTGATCGACAGCGATGGTGATGGGGTACCTGATATTCGGGACGACTGCCCGAATACGCCAAAAGGTGTGCAGGTCAACGAGAGAGGATGCTGGGAGTATGATACCGGCTTGCTGTTTGATTTTGATAAGTATGACATCAAGCCTGAGTACTTCTCAGTATTGGATGATACCAAGCGTATTTTCGATCTCAATCCGGGCCTGAAACTCACGGTCGAAGGTCATACCGATAGCATCGGTGCCGAGACCTACAATCAGGGTCTTTCTGAAAGACGTGCTAATTCAGTTATGAACTACCTGATACAGAATGTTGGAATTGACCCGGCCAGCCTTGATTCTGTTGGTTATGGTGAGACACAGCCTGCCTATCCGAATGACACCGCGGAAGGACGTGCCAGAAACAGACGAGCTCAGTTCACCAGCAACATGCAGTAA
- a CDS encoding S8 family serine peptidase: MIFSNRISRIWSQTIVLAAVMLIAPNLWAGRLGPHLERVIETEGARFAGGKFASTFTRTIDGKKEGFAHVFIDADIASLKNLEALGAEINTVTSSGVMTAVVPVNKLRAIAAVAGVHKITAGQPVKKMMDVSATATGVNLPDTSYPRSGDSGTGAIVGVIDTGIDIEHPDFIDAYGDTRIIAIWDHTLDSTDVTQTVSPPAGFSYGTEWTSPLINGGYTTCAHRDNDGHGTHVAGTAAGNGSAPSYAGPYTGLAPDAELLIVKFDFDNEKNRNSDTAVVDAINWIFEKAAAAGKPCVINMSMGSDYGPHDGTTAEERGLDDLTGPGKIVCISAGNAGSSWEGPSFDTHGGPIHGSGNVQTSHDIVISTNSNYTPTSADDYAFFDIWYPGDVTTYVQITSPSGVTYPQSYTGSNKTLWYTDGKSGGFATPEGTVYVENISGANSFWEAENGDNNIYIEISDFSGVNPASGTWVVNIYSTASGDVTYHGWQGFSDSLKHSFVWYDSGSASHVIGDLTDPDLADNSMTIGKPATAISAISIGAYQTKATWPGRFYDDCEDPSSAYSYIDMDYATPPITYYNDFHLQDIAYFSSRGPSRDGRSQPFISAPGVGIVASLSQVNHAIPGYNYFRCMNRVEYGGYYTTLQGTSMSCPHATGSVAVLLGAASDLGITPAPADMKETLRQGARTDSYTHPAATDPTEANDDWGYGKIDVTTSLDYLGTTPSDPPPALDTVVPDSAGWRDTVTVTLSGSGFQTGTTVDFGALITVNSVTVVSESEIICSISVVHKAVIGPRDVTVINPDGQSATLVGGFTVVK; this comes from the coding sequence ATGATTTTTTCCAACAGGATTTCAAGGATATGGAGCCAGACCATCGTTCTGGCTGCGGTAATGCTGATTGCTCCCAATCTATGGGCTGGTCGTCTTGGTCCGCATCTTGAGAGAGTGATCGAAACCGAAGGTGCCCGCTTTGCCGGTGGTAAATTTGCCTCCACATTCACCCGTACAATAGACGGCAAAAAAGAAGGCTTTGCCCATGTCTTCATTGATGCCGATATTGCCTCGTTAAAAAACCTAGAAGCTCTGGGGGCCGAGATCAACACGGTGACTTCAAGCGGTGTTATGACCGCTGTAGTCCCTGTCAACAAGCTTCGGGCCATAGCCGCAGTGGCCGGTGTTCACAAAATCACTGCAGGACAACCCGTAAAGAAGATGATGGATGTGAGCGCCACCGCAACAGGCGTCAATCTACCTGACACGAGTTACCCCCGTTCCGGGGATTCAGGAACCGGCGCGATCGTTGGTGTCATTGACACCGGGATTGATATTGAGCACCCTGATTTCATAGATGCATATGGCGATACCAGAATAATCGCCATATGGGATCATACCCTGGACTCTACCGATGTAACCCAGACAGTTTCTCCTCCGGCAGGCTTCAGCTATGGAACAGAATGGACTTCACCATTGATCAACGGGGGTTACACCACCTGCGCGCACCGCGACAATGACGGACACGGTACCCATGTGGCGGGTACGGCCGCTGGTAACGGCAGTGCTCCCAGTTATGCCGGGCCTTATACAGGCCTTGCCCCTGACGCCGAACTGCTGATTGTAAAATTCGACTTTGATAACGAGAAAAACCGCAACTCAGACACCGCCGTGGTCGACGCCATCAACTGGATTTTTGAGAAAGCTGCCGCAGCCGGCAAGCCGTGCGTCATTAACATGAGTATGGGCAGCGACTATGGCCCTCACGATGGTACCACCGCTGAAGAGCGTGGTCTTGATGATCTCACCGGTCCCGGCAAGATTGTCTGTATAAGTGCTGGAAACGCAGGAAGTAGCTGGGAAGGCCCCTCTTTCGATACCCATGGCGGCCCAATTCATGGCTCGGGCAATGTCCAGACCAGCCATGACATCGTCATTTCCACCAACAGTAATTATACACCCACTTCGGCTGACGACTACGCCTTCTTTGACATCTGGTATCCAGGCGATGTCACAACCTACGTCCAGATTACCAGTCCGAGCGGTGTTACCTACCCGCAAAGCTACACCGGCAGTAACAAAACCCTGTGGTACACCGATGGCAAATCCGGTGGTTTCGCCACTCCGGAAGGAACGGTTTATGTGGAGAATATCTCCGGTGCAAACTCCTTCTGGGAAGCAGAAAACGGTGACAACAACATCTATATCGAAATTTCTGATTTCAGTGGCGTCAATCCCGCCTCCGGTACCTGGGTCGTCAACATCTACTCCACCGCAAGCGGCGATGTAACCTACCATGGCTGGCAGGGTTTCAGCGACAGCCTGAAACATTCCTTCGTCTGGTATGACAGCGGCAGCGCTTCCCATGTGATCGGAGACCTCACCGATCCCGACCTGGCCGACAATTCCATGACTATCGGTAAGCCCGCCACGGCAATTTCGGCTATCTCCATCGGCGCATACCAGACAAAAGCCACCTGGCCGGGACGATTCTATGATGACTGTGAAGATCCATCGTCTGCATATTCATATATAGATATGGATTACGCTACCCCGCCAATCACCTATTACAACGACTTCCACCTCCAGGACATCGCCTATTTTTCCAGTCGAGGTCCAAGTCGTGATGGCCGCAGTCAGCCATTTATCTCTGCCCCTGGTGTGGGCATTGTGGCCTCCCTGTCCCAGGTAAATCATGCCATACCGGGTTACAACTATTTTCGATGCATGAACCGTGTTGAGTACGGTGGCTACTATACCACCCTGCAAGGGACGAGTATGTCCTGCCCCCATGCGACAGGTTCAGTTGCTGTCCTGTTAGGTGCAGCCTCAGATCTGGGAATTACCCCGGCACCGGCAGACATGAAAGAAACTCTGCGCCAGGGCGCCCGCACCGACAGCTATACACACCCCGCTGCCACTGATCCAACTGAAGCCAACGACGATTGGGGTTACGGAAAAATAGATGTGACTACCTCTCTCGACTATCTGGGTACAACTCCTTCAGATCCGCCCCCCGCTCTTGACACAGTTGTGCCGGACAGTGCCGGCTGGCGTGACACCGTTACCGTGACCCTGTCCGGTTCCGGTTTTCAAACTGGAACCACTGTCGACTTTGGGGCGCTTATTACTGTTAATTCCGTAACAGTGGTCTCTGAAAGCGAAATAATCTGTTCAATCAGTGTAGTACACAAGGCCGTTATCGGCCCCCGTGATGTTACCGTCATCAATCCTGACGGCCAGAGCGCTACGCTGGTCGGAGGATTCACGGTAGTCAAGTAA